The Schistocerca americana isolate TAMUIC-IGC-003095 chromosome 5, iqSchAmer2.1, whole genome shotgun sequence genome includes a window with the following:
- the LOC124616325 gene encoding calphotin-like, with amino-acid sequence MTGKQIAAALEGLINALGFTGGRQRQSRRTRGQRQGMMLQCYNCQQLGHTARGCKNAVACLKCAAAHDTRSCTKPRGVACSCANCGGPHAANSRSCGYLRESRRLPAAPRPAATSSASTAAPPPRSGEGCEPRRLESVTDHAVAGFQAAFAAERAALKEELAAVHRQLQQLRDELRANKKKPPVPAAAPAVSRPVGVAVATQTPAAVSRPVGVDVATQTAAAPPPAAMQEVAPMDTDDVPPRLPPSAVAAASKGAKAPPVSSQAEKPTKKRRIHLPFPDVTNVQVVLKDITAALKNGSYPYADQPYPFTPPDQPIPSLPHRPLPLRTVTHLWKCSQRRK; translated from the coding sequence ATGACTGGAAAGCAGATCGCCGCCGCACTAGAAGGCCTGATTAACGCGTTGGGCTTCACCGGCGGCCGCCAACGGCAGTCAAGGCGCACGAGAGGCCAGCGGCAAGGGATGATGCTCCAGTGCTACAACtgccagcagctggggcacaccgcgcgcgggtgtaagaacgccgtcgcgtgcttAAAGTGCGCGGCGGCCCACGACACCCGCAGCTGCACGAAACCTCGTGGGGTGGCTTGTAGCTGCGCGAACTGCGGCGGGccacacgccgccaactcgcgtagctgcggcTACCTCCGCGAGTCACGCCGTCTACCCGCCGCACCACGCCCTGCGGCGACATCAAGCGCCTcgacggccgccccgcccccccgctccggcgaggggtgcgagccgcgccgTCTTGAATCCGTCACCGACCACGCCGTGGCCGGCTTCCAAGCCGCctttgcggccgaaagggccgcactgAAGGAGGAGCTCGCAGCAGTCCATCGCCAGCTCCAACAGCTGCGCGATGAGCTGCGGGCTAACAAGAAGAAGCCGCCAGTTCCCGCCGCCGCCCCTGCCGTGAGTCGTCCGGTGGGGGTAGCCGTAGCCACGCAAACACCCGCCGCTGTGAGTCGTCCGGTGGGGGTCGACGTGGCCACGCAAACGGCAGCCGCTCCCCCTCCCGCAGCAATGCAGGAGGTGGCGCCCATGGACACGGATGATGTGCCGCCTCGGCTGCCACCCTCCGCGGTGGCAGCCGCCAGCAAGGGCGCTAAGGCGCCCCCTGTCTCCTCGCAAGCCGAGAAGCCAACGAAGAAGAGGAGGATTCACCTGCCTTTTCCTGACGTGACCAACGTGCAGGTTGTCCTGAAGGACATTACCGCGGCACTGAAGAATGGGTCCTACCCctacgccgaccaaccatatcccttCACTCCGCCAGACCAGCCCATACCTTCCCTTCCCCATCGGCCGCTCCCCCTGCGCACCGTGACGCATTTATGGAAGTGCTCACAAAGAAGGAAATAG